One Salminus brasiliensis chromosome 5, fSalBra1.hap2, whole genome shotgun sequence DNA segment encodes these proteins:
- the rbm12bb gene encoding RNA binding motif protein 12Bb produces MAVVIRLQGLRITAGSEDIRSFFTGLRIPDGGVHIIGGELEEAFIIFVSDEDARRAMSRSGGCIKGSPVNLLLSSKTEMQKVLEESTRMSETNNNTSRRIYKEGAKRPPLAAEGRPSALNEEMRVDMRRDHLQDLGNSRASSSSENQMGEDAVGLYLHLSGMPFSATKENVRMFFEGLQVEDIIFLRNRLGMFNGIGLVKFATVEEAREGLKRDRQYMGQRYVCIKICSENQWVRAGGFVRPEASNWRMRAPNRTRSRSPVRSRSRSRSPSDEEYCVLYENLSASVEKRDIKALLQPVFLEDDQIVIFAEQNRENTNSAVVVFRNLKDYCSGLAHHKEMFLHRLVYVSPISKEKMGTLLGSSAPSRDGRRSSRSSERSQKSTQDSELRCLYVRNLPFDVRKVEIMDFFHGFQLSEDRIILLHDERGAGLGEVLIVFQTEKEATMAQSLNGQRFLGSQVILKCITLDQMQAFGISSEILGGKAQKNPGRQSDPSPYSPNQTYLDDRLGMLDRPHYEQGKSAPFESFENPDVHGSGSHQYGPSDQQFDGPTCLRLLNLPSQIRIDEIYDFCYGYRVIPGSVSLQYNRNGVPIGSATVVFETHSEAVTAIQELNGRPIGTRKIKIVFV; encoded by the coding sequence ATGGCGGTGGTCATCCGCTTACAGGGACTCAGAATCACAGCTGGTTCTGAGGACATTCGCAGTTTCTTCACTGGCCTTAGAATTCCCGATGGCGGGGTTCATATAATCGGTGGCGAGCTCGAGGAAGCATTCATAATATTTGTGTCTGACGAAGACGCAAGACGAGCGATGAGTCGCTCGGGGGGATGCATTAAGGGCTCCCCGGTCAACTTGCTTCTGAGTAGCAAGACCGAGATGCAGAAGGTCCTCGAGGAAAGCACAAGGATGTCTGaaaccaacaacaacaccagcaggAGGATTTACAAGGAGGGTGCAAAAagaccaccactggctgcagAAGGGAGGCCGTCAGCTTTGAATGAGGAAATGAGGGTGGATATGCGAAGAGACCATCTTCAAGACTTGGGGAACAGCAGAGCATCCTCGTCTTCTGAGAATCAGATGGGTGAAGATGCAGTTGGCCTTTATTTGCACTTGTCTGGCATGCCGTTCTCCGCCACAAAGGAGAACGTCCGGATGTTTTTTGAAGGCCTGCAAGTCGAGGACATAATTTTTTTGAGGAACCGCCTTGGAATGTTCAACGGAATCGGTTTGGTCAAGTTTGCCACCGTTGAGGAGGCCAGAGAAGGCCTAAAGCGGGATCGGCAGTACATGGGACAGCGCTACGTCTGTATTAAGATCTGCTCTGAGAATCAGTGGGTGAGGGCTGGAGGCTTTGTCCGACCAGAGGCGTCAAATTGGAGAATGCGAGCACCGAACCGCACTCGATCACGCTCCCCAGTTCGGTCCAGGTCAAGGTCCAGGTCCCCTTCTGACGAGGAGTACTGTGTGCTGTACGAAAACCTCTCTGCCTCGGTCGAAAAGCGAGATATAAAGGCATTACTCCAACCTGTCTTCTTGGAGGACGATCAGATTGTTATTTTTGCTGAACAGAATCGGGAGAACACGAATTCAGCTGTTGTGGTGTTTAGAAACTTGAAGGACTATTGCTCTGGCCTGGCTCACCACAAAGAAATGTTTCTCCACAGGCTTGTCTATGTGTCTCCTATCTCCAAAGAGAAGATGGGGACGCTTTTAGGATCTTCCGCACCATCGAGAGATGGCAGAAGGTCCAGCAGGTCGTCTGAACGTTCTCAAAAGAGCACCCAAGACTCGGAGCTGAGGTGCCTATATGTCCGCAATCTGCCATTTGATGTTCGCAAGGTGGAGATCATGGACTTCTTCCATGGGTTCCAGCTGTCCGAGGATAGGATTATCCTGCTTCATGACGAGAGAGGAGCCGGGCTTGGTGAGGTTCTAATAGTCTTCCAAACGGAAAAGGAGGCTACGATGGCGCAGTCTCTAAACGGGCAAAGGTTTCTTGGGTCACAGGTTATTCTGAAATGCATCACCTTGGATCAAATGCAAGCGTTCGGCATCAGCAGCGAGATCCTGGGAGGGAAAGCTCAGAAGAACCCGGGCAGACAGAGTGACCCGTCTCCTTATTCTCCTAATCAGACGTATCTAGATGATCGGCTCGGGATGCTGGACAGGCCCCACTACGAGCAGGGAAAAAGTGCTCCGTTTGAGAGTTTTGAGAACCCAGATGTTCACGGGTCTGGCTCTCACCAGTATGGACCATCTGACCAACAGTTTGATGGGCCGACGTGTCTTAGGTTGCTGAATCTGCCCTCTCAGATCAGAATTGACGAAATCTATGACTTCTGCTATGGATACAGAGTTATTCCAGGTTCCGTCTCGTTGCAGTATAATAGGAACGGGGTACCTATAGGTTCCGCCACCGTCGTGTTTGAGACTCACAGTGAGGCGGTCACTGCTATTCAAGAGTTAAATGGACGACCCATTGGTACGAGGAAAATTAAGATCGTATTTGTGTAG
- the gra gene encoding uncharacterized protein C8orf88 homolog isoform X1: MYGLTVSMVILSVSSRRMEVSRRRVRNLEPARPLRRLNISQEPQTEAEAEPCEKAADKPVNTVTVEQFYEILNLHSQSQAPPRTERISYSRDFLIKLASSPMAKKKPDFLPEHPVVLEKARDQDVHTLFVNNFSSTLDLIA, translated from the exons ATGTATGGTCTTACTGTATCTATGGTAATATTGTCAGTATCCAGCAGAAGGATGGAAGTGTCCAGGAGAAGGGTCCGAAACCTGGAGCCGGCGAGGCCTCTGCGACGCCTGAATATCAGTCAAG AGCCACAGACAGAAGCCGAGGCCGAGCCGTGTGAGAAGGCAGCGGATAAACCA GTCAACACTGTGACTGTGGAGCAGTTTTATGAAATTCTCAACCTGCACAGCCAAAGCCAAGCACCTCCCAGAACAG AAAGAATATCATACAGCAGAGATTTCCTGATCAAGCTGGCAAGTTCACCAATGGCCAAGAAGAAACCTGACTTTCTGCCGGAGCACCCAGTAGTTCTGGAGAAGGCA AGGGACCAAGATGTGCACACGCTGTTTGTAAACAACTTCAGCAGTACGCTAGACTT GATTGCCTGA
- the gra gene encoding uncharacterized protein C8orf88 homolog isoform X2, producing MYGLTVSMVILSVSSRRMEVSRRRVRNLEPARPLRRLNISQEPQTEAEAEPCEKAADKPVNTVTVEQFYEILNLHSQSQAPPRTERISYSRDFLIKLASSPMAKKKPDFLPEHPVVLEKARDQDVHTLFVNNFSSTLDL from the exons ATGTATGGTCTTACTGTATCTATGGTAATATTGTCAGTATCCAGCAGAAGGATGGAAGTGTCCAGGAGAAGGGTCCGAAACCTGGAGCCGGCGAGGCCTCTGCGACGCCTGAATATCAGTCAAG AGCCACAGACAGAAGCCGAGGCCGAGCCGTGTGAGAAGGCAGCGGATAAACCA GTCAACACTGTGACTGTGGAGCAGTTTTATGAAATTCTCAACCTGCACAGCCAAAGCCAAGCACCTCCCAGAACAG AAAGAATATCATACAGCAGAGATTTCCTGATCAAGCTGGCAAGTTCACCAATGGCCAAGAAGAAACCTGACTTTCTGCCGGAGCACCCAGTAGTTCTGGAGAAGGCA AGGGACCAAGATGTGCACACGCTGTTTGTAAACAACTTCAGCAGTACGCTAGACTTGTAA
- the gra gene encoding uncharacterized protein C8orf88 homolog isoform X3 produces the protein MEVSRRRVRNLEPARPLRRLNISQEPQTEAEAEPCEKAADKPVNTVTVEQFYEILNLHSQSQAPPRTERISYSRDFLIKLASSPMAKKKPDFLPEHPVVLEKARDQDVHTLFVNNFSSTLDLIA, from the exons ATGGAAGTGTCCAGGAGAAGGGTCCGAAACCTGGAGCCGGCGAGGCCTCTGCGACGCCTGAATATCAGTCAAG AGCCACAGACAGAAGCCGAGGCCGAGCCGTGTGAGAAGGCAGCGGATAAACCA GTCAACACTGTGACTGTGGAGCAGTTTTATGAAATTCTCAACCTGCACAGCCAAAGCCAAGCACCTCCCAGAACAG AAAGAATATCATACAGCAGAGATTTCCTGATCAAGCTGGCAAGTTCACCAATGGCCAAGAAGAAACCTGACTTTCTGCCGGAGCACCCAGTAGTTCTGGAGAAGGCA AGGGACCAAGATGTGCACACGCTGTTTGTAAACAACTTCAGCAGTACGCTAGACTT GATTGCCTGA